In Citrus sinensis cultivar Valencia sweet orange chromosome 3, DVS_A1.0, whole genome shotgun sequence, the sequence TTTGGTGTTGTGGATCAGGCTAGTCTTGGCTTTGAGACACCTTTTACTTCGGTCAGCAGCAATATTGACCCTGATTTTGTTGTCAACAGTGCAAGGCTTGGTTCTGTTTCAACCCAAAATCACATTTTTTCAATGGCAGCAGCTACAAATCTTTCACCTCCTCCAAGTGTTTTTCAACCGCAACCAGTTGAAGCTTTGGATGAGAAGCCGCAGATATTCAGGCCTCAGCTGATAATGAATCAGAATCAAGCTCAGTATGCTCAAAATCCAGCTTTATTCTTGCCCCTTTCATATGCTCAAATGCAAGAGCATCAACTTTTATCACCGCCACCACCAAAGCGCCTTAATCTTGGGCCCAATCAAAAGGTCCCGCTTTCAGATTCGGGGCAACAAGAACTATATCTTCGAAgacaacagcaacaacagcTTCAAATGCTTCAACAAAGGCAAACAATGGGCGTGACAGCAACAGCAACCAAGCAAAAGATGGTAAATGATGAATTGGCGAATCAGCAGCTTCAGCAGGCAGTAATTGACCAAATTTTCAAAGCCGCCGAGCTCATTGAAATGGGTAATCCTGTACTCGCGCAAGGGATATTGGCGCGGCTCAATCACCAGCTCTCACCTGTCGTTAAGCCTTTTCAAAGGGCTGCTTTTTATGTTAAAGAGGCTTTGCAGTTACTTCTCCACATGAATATGAATACTCCCAGTGCAGCTATGTCCGGTTACAACATCATTTTCAAGATTAGCGCCTATAAATCTTTCTCTGAAATCTCGCCGATTCTTCAGTTTGCTAATTTCACTTGTAACCAAGCACTTCTTGAAGCTTTTGAAGGGTGCAATAGAATCCACATTATAGACTTCGATATTGGTTACGGGGGGCAGTGGGCTTCTCTTATGCAGGAGCTTGTTTTCAGAAGCGAAGGTCCTCCTTCACTTAAAATCACTGCATTTACTTCTTCGTCCACACATGATGAGTTTGAGCTGGGTTTTACTCAAGAAAATTTAAAGCACTTTGCAAGTGAAATCAATATTCCATTTGAGCTTGAAATTCTAAGCCTTGAAACACTAATTTCGGCTTCTTGGCCACTGCCACTTCAGGGATTAGAGAACGACGTAACTGCTGTGAATCTTCCAATTGGCGTCTTCTCTAATTATCCAGCAACCTTTCCTTTGGTGCTTCGCTTCGTAAAGCAACTTCAACCCAAGATTGTTGTTTCTTTGGATAGAAGCTGTGACCGACCAGATTTTCCCTTCGCTCACCATATGGTTCACGCCCTTCAGTCTTACTCTGGCCTGCTTGAATCGCTTGATTCTGTGAATGTGAATTTGGATGCCTTGCAAAAGATTGAGAGGTTTTTGGTTTATCCTTGTATTGAAAAAATTGTATTGGGGCGCCACCGTTCCCCTGAAAGGTTGCCTCCTTGGAGGAGTTTGTTCATGCAATCTGGGTTTGCTCCATTGACATTTAGTAACTTTGCTGAGTCCCAGGCTGACTGTTTGGTGCAGCGGACTCCAGTTAGGGGTTTCCATGTAGAGAAGAGACAGTCTTCCCTTGTTCTCTGCTGGCAGCGGAAAGAGCTCATCTCAGCCACTGCTTGGAGATGCTGAGGAGTAGGGGCTGTAAATTGGTTGCAAAGGTGCCTGATAACTGCTTTAGTTTAtgatcattttgaattttgttgtCTGTGGATCTCTTATGCTAATTGTCTACGTGCTTTTGGTTAACTGTTTCCAATCAAGAAGAAACCAAACATATTAGTAACTGGTTGATGCATGGCTTAGTACATTCTTTCTTATTTCTGTTTCTTAGCATGGATTGGTTATGTGTTCTACTTTAGTTGTTCGTTATGTGCTCAATTATTTGTTGTATggaacaaagaagaatttgacACCTAAAAACTGAGTTTCCATGTAGTATCAGAATGCAACTTCATTTCAGTTCTTTTTTGGGTTCTAGAGCTCTAGAAGCTTTATTTTGTTAACAATCCAGGCTTTATAAGATCCTTTGAGTGACCGTCTTTGGTAGGAACGCACTAGTTAGTTTCTTAATGTAGATGCATCTGCATCGAAAAGCACATTTTGAAGGATCATTGAGCTCTACAAATTATGCTGTCTCAATATCCATTTGAAGGTCTCAAGGATAGGATGTTGGCCTAATTCGCTCCATTCTAAAACTCTGGAGTCTCTCTAATCCATGCttattaaaatactttcaccTTTTTCCACTATGGTTTGGTTGGTACATTGGATTATTAATTGTGTTCTTCACTTATTTTATTGTCCagttgtattaaatttttcttgatcTATGATAGTTGTGCATGCCAACACTCGGCAGCGCCGTGCATTGAATTTGCTGTTTCAAGTGCTTTGTTTATTGATCTCCCCTGCTTCCTGATGAACATGGCTCTTGTGCCCAATGGACCCCTCACATGATTctgtttaaaaaattctcttctttttcagcGCCTTAAcaaatgacaatttttttttaatatataatgaaCACACTTAATATACACAAAAGGCCATGTCTCATGTTGCTTGGGAGACAAAGCTTTAAGTtctctttaaataattattagcaCTAATATTATAAGAGGTGATTGCGATGGCTTCATGGACACCGAATAAGTTAATTGCTCCGCAGAACAGCCTCATTGTTGTTTGTCATTATTGGTAAATAGATTTATTGTATTTGTTAATTGAGCCATTGGCTCGATTCGATGTTGACACCCAAAATGAAAGTCCAATTACAACAGAGTGCTAGAAAAGATAATCTCTAGTGAagtcttctctttctttagaAAAAAAGGTGTTACACTAGTTTTATTTGTGAAATTTAAAGTCACATATTGGCCCCTAAATCTccattatttcttttacttcccgaagaaaatttttgagagGTAATAGCTCAagcataataatattaattaatttgcgaGTTGAAAAGGACACGAGGGCAGCATGGAGTGGACTAATCAAACGGGGCCCCTGAATCCACTATTTTACAACTTTAAAGGCTTCTGAATTCTGATAGGAAGAATGGGGCAATTGGGAAATTAGAGTAGGTATTGCATGAACAGTTTAGGGGGCCTAGTTGTTATTCTCCACTCCCAGCCCCATCGCAATTATAAGTTGTGGATCCAGCGGTGTCACCAATTTTGTcgttaaatttgatttgatcccttttttttttttatagtttacTAATAAGTTTATGTGCTTTGACTGTGACTTTCTtctaaaatgtaattttattttatttaatattatttaatttttaaaaaataaatatagtaataaGCCAttgactaaataatattaagtaaaataaaataaataatatttaatttttaagactcagtgttgattattttatttgatatatttagtttttcaaaagaaCAAATATAACAGTAAGCTTATgactaaaagaaaataaataatgttattatttttaataaaataaattataataaaaataatatttatctaTTAAGACTCACGattgattaaataatataaatctaaaacaatCTAAACTTatgagttaaaattttaactcttttaacattttttgagttttcaataaatattaaagagtatacttttaataattaaatagataaatttctacattttctattaaaacaacggtaaaagattaaaatttaaaaaaaaaagagggggggggggggggggggggtaccTTGCAACCATTGCAAAGTAGCTGGATCTGAGTTATAAATAACAGATTGTCTCTAGTGTTGCGTTGTTGTTGTGGACAGTTGAAAATGACAAATGGCTGATAGAGAGAGCAATGTCATGCGTGGGAGTGGGATCCACTCAAGTTACTTGTCACTATCGTACCTCCTTTGCCACGTGTACGGCTTGATGCTTCAATTTATCGCATGATGATTAATCATAAGTCCATCAGGGATTTGCCTGACCGCCTCAACTAGCATGGGATTCATATTTCATGGGATCGTGTCTCTCCCATTCTCGCCACACGAGCTCACAGTGTGCAGTGTGGTTTCTTTGTTTGGGTCAACGTCTTTAACTCTTAAGCTTGTCTCTCCCAcacaaatttgtttttctccTGAATCAATCGTAGCCACGCAAATGTTGATTCAAGTGATTAAGACCGCCAGATCTAATAGTTACCATTTTTGGACAATCACCACCTGATTCTTCCGAAAGTGGGTGGAGAACGCCACATGAATTTACAAcccaaaaaagaataagaatggTGGACGAATGATTGATTTGTAGTCATTGATTTTTGCACTGCCTTTTCGCCAGCTGAATTGATAAACATGTTGTAACATACGGCATTATAAAGTCCTTAtctaataaagaatttcttaaattattaataaaataagagattaattgaaatataaataaactgTATACTTCAATACAATATATTTCATCTTTTAGCATATTAGAGTAtgcctttttaatttatcccttattttaataattaaagagatctctcattacaaaataattctaatattatataattcttAAGTGATTTAGTAGGAGAAAATGAACTACccttaattaattaggaaacaaaaggaatattttttttttaaattcataaataaagagaaagattACATACATACGTATAACGTATCCGGTGAATCATATATGtataatgtaataatgttTTATCAAGCCATTAGTTTATTGTACAATTGATATATTACTTGCGATGTATAATAATCTtacactatttaattatcgtATGACTAACTTACTACTTTTGATATACATTAGTTTTTCTCACAAAGTATATATTAAAAGGAAATGAGGAGTCGTTTTCGGGGTTATGGGTTAAGGAATTCGAAGAGATGGAGCCTATGCCGGCCATGTAAGTTTTTGTCTTAATCAATAGCTTTCATAGAGCAAATATAAAGTTGCATGCATGGACCAATATTCAATaaagacaacaaaaaaattattagtgtaAACATTAATATATCTACAACTCCTCGATCTTAATGAGTAATATGGTAAGGCAATTTGACTCATTGATTTGGGAATACAAACAGCAAATTAACGAAAGTTAAATCTACACAACTAGTAAGTAGTAAACTCTGGACCCGAAATGACCTATGTTTCGTCGTTCATTGCATGTGCGTAGGCCAATTTGTGGTAGAAATTAGAAAGTGGAAGAACAGGAAGCAAATGTATGAAAAAGAAGCTTTTCATCACACGATCATTTTCACGTAGCCAAATTCAAACAGCGTTCATCAAATTGGACCTGCCACTGTTGCCTTTAGTCACCTCAACAGTTGAAATTAAAGCAGATTCCAGgggaaagaaagagagatcaCCATTTGAGCATCTTCTAGCTAGATATGGAAACCCATAAAAGTGATACACTTTTTCTGAagctcttaaaaaaaaaaaaatcagagaCTCCTTGAAAAGTATAATGATAAATGACTTTTCATTAAGGAATTGAATTGAGGTAAGCACTTTTGTCTTGAAGAAGCTTCTCCTAGAAGTAAGGAATTTCGGTTATTATAGATTTTCAAGAACAAAGATATATGCTAAAGGCTCGAGACATACACATTTTGCCAGCTTTTGTCCTCTtcaaaaagctaaaaaaaaatgctaagtGGGTCACTAACTAAAAACCTAATTGATCAGCCATTTTCGATCCGTGCATCGAAAGCAAATAATTCCAATGGGACCCCTTGCATTGTTGAAGAATATCGAAAATGATgttgataataatttattaaccacAACACGATTTCGACAGTCTTTTGTAACATTGTTTACGTAACAAGTAATCCAGATATTAAATACTATTCTTGAATTGTATTAGTGAAGTTTAACCCAATATTGTAGTTAAAAAGgtatcctaaatttttattttttttattggttatATTGCCCAAATATATGCtttgagaaaatgataaaaagagTTTTGGCCACAAGGACTTTTTAATCTCGTTTGGTTAGCATTTGGCCATTTGGGATACTAAAACAAGACCATTTgaagcttttttctttttcttttttctcttctaatCCGAGCTTTGtcttaagataaataaagtttaaaaatgagtgattattatataaaaatagttaaatctTTGTTACAATGTACATGTGATACTGTATCTATAAAAACTCATAGAAACAAAAGTACAGATGAAAAAGAGGGATTAAAATGTAAGGctaaagccaaaaaaatatagtgaGCATCCAAGGCAAATGGGTAAGAAAAGTTTGggggaaaagagaaaaaaaggaaaagcaaaAGATAGTGATGAGGTGGAGGGGTTGAGTGAGACACATGGGTGTGCGTGTTGCTTGAAAAAGTTGATTAGGGTTTCCTTCCTCATACAAATCTTTTGCTTCCTTCTATCTCTTTATACACTTTTAGAGATGCTTTAATTGCCCAccatatcttcttcttcttcttcttcaatttccaACTCTTCTTTAAGTTTCCgtcattgtttttattttatccctctttgttatctttttctttctcccaaTATTTATTAGTCAGCCTAAAAACAACGCATTCTTTGCATCCCacacatttgttttttttttttttttttttttttgcttttttcttttacgtttcaaaaccCAAAAGTGAGCACTCATGCTTGTCAAAAGCCACTTGTGGTAGGCCCTGTCCAATATAAACTTTCATTg encodes:
- the LOC102610953 gene encoding scarecrow-like protein 6 codes for the protein MRAMPLAFEDFQGKGALDFSSSSSDSRQFHHQQHKEEQDWLLSNSNRGNKKANCCYVGSATTEPTSVLDNRRSPSPPTSSSTLSSSLGGGGSSTTDTTGVAATNASSNPPSVDITNTEKCGGLGMEDWESVLSGSPNQEQSILRLIMGDTDDPSLGLNKILHQDTEFNAGFGVVDQASLGFETPFTSVSSNIDPDFVVNSARLGSVSTQNHIFSMAAATNLSPPPSVFQPQPVEALDEKPQIFRPQLIMNQNQAQYAQNPALFLPLSYAQMQEHQLLSPPPPKRLNLGPNQKVPLSDSGQQELYLRRQQQQQLQMLQQRQTMGVTATATKQKMVNDELANQQLQQAVIDQIFKAAELIEMGNPVLAQGILARLNHQLSPVVKPFQRAAFYVKEALQLLLHMNMNTPSAAMSGYNIIFKISAYKSFSEISPILQFANFTCNQALLEAFEGCNRIHIIDFDIGYGGQWASLMQELVFRSEGPPSLKITAFTSSSTHDEFELGFTQENLKHFASEINIPFELEILSLETLISASWPLPLQGLENDVTAVNLPIGVFSNYPATFPLVLRFVKQLQPKIVVSLDRSCDRPDFPFAHHMVHALQSYSGLLESLDSVNVNLDALQKIERFLVYPCIEKIVLGRHRSPERLPPWRSLFMQSGFAPLTFSNFAESQADCLVQRTPVRGFHVEKRQSSLVLCWQRKELISATAWRC